The Oleomonas cavernae genome includes the window GCGTCCGGGTGCGAGATGATCGCAAAGGTGCGCCGGCTGGCAATAGCGCTCTCGAGCGGGGTCACGGCCGGTCCTGTCAAAGAAGTGGCGGGACACTAGCGGCCCCGCCCCTTTGGTTCAAGCCGATCAGGTCCCCACGCCCTTCATGCCCTCGGGCGTGTAGCGCTCGCCGGTCACGGCGTCGGGCACGAACAGGGTGTCGAGGACGTCGATTTCGCCGGTATTGAGGCGGATGGCGGCGGCCGCGGCATTCTCGGCCACGCGGGCGGCCTTGGTGGTGCCCGGGATCGGGATCACATGGGGCTGCTTGGCCAGGATCCAGGCCAGGGCGACCTGGGCCGGCGTCGCCTGCTTCGCCGCGGCAAAGGCCGCCAGGGCATCGGCCAGCTTCAGGTTGCGCGCCAGGGCCTCGCCCTGGAAGCGGGGCAGGAACTGGCGGAAATCGCCTTGCCCGAAGTCGTCGGCCGTGCGGAAACGGCCGGTCAGGAAGGCCCGGCCCAGGGGGCTGTAGGCGACGAAGGCGGCCCCCAGTGCCTGGCAGGCGGCCAGGACGTCGACCTCGGGCTCGCGCGTCCACAGCGAATATTCGCTCTGCATCGCCGTGATCGGATGCACCAAGGCCGCCTTGCGCAGGGTCGCGGCCGAGACTTCTGATAGCCCCAAGTACCGCACCTTGCCGGCCTCGACCAGGCGGGCCATGGCGCCGACCGTCTCCTCGATCGGGTACGCCGGGTTCACCCGATGGGCGTAGTAGAGGTCGATCGTCTCGATGCCGAGACGGCCGAGCGAGGCATCGCAGGCCTGGGCGATATAGTCGGGCGAATTGTTGATGCGCCGCTCGTAGGTGCCGGGCTTGCGCTCGATGCCGAACTTGGTGGCGATCGTCACCTTGTCGCGGCGGCCGTTCAGGAACCGGCCGAGCAGGCGCTCGTTGTCGCCGGAACCGTACATGTCGGCGGTATCGAAGAAGTCGATGCCGGCATCGAGGGCGGCGCCCAGGGTGACCAGCGAGGCGGCGTCGTCCGCCTTGCCGTAGAATTCAGACATGCCCATGCAGCCGAGGCCGATGGCAGACACGGTGAGGCCGGACGAGCCGAGGGGGCGACGATCCATGATCAAACTCCGGTGTCGGTGATATGTCGGGAGATGCCCGGTGGTATCGGCACCGGACATGGTGTAAACTATACCGTATCGTTTACTTTGTCAAGAGA containing:
- a CDS encoding aldo/keto reductase codes for the protein MDRRPLGSSGLTVSAIGLGCMGMSEFYGKADDAASLVTLGAALDAGIDFFDTADMYGSGDNERLLGRFLNGRRDKVTIATKFGIERKPGTYERRINNSPDYIAQACDASLGRLGIETIDLYYAHRVNPAYPIEETVGAMARLVEAGKVRYLGLSEVSAATLRKAALVHPITAMQSEYSLWTREPEVDVLAACQALGAAFVAYSPLGRAFLTGRFRTADDFGQGDFRQFLPRFQGEALARNLKLADALAAFAAAKQATPAQVALAWILAKQPHVIPIPGTTKAARVAENAAAAAIRLNTGEIDVLDTLFVPDAVTGERYTPEGMKGVGT